The sequence CACGAACTCCTGGCCGTTGTCCTGCCATTGGAACCCGCCTTGCACCGCCTGCTGGCGGCCATCGGCTTCGGTGGCGGTAATGGCAAAGCGACCGGCCCTCGCGAAGCTATCGCCTGCCACGCCCTGCGATTTGGGCAGACTGGAACAAGCGGCAACGACACCCAGCGACAGGGTCAGCCCCAGGCGCGCGGCGCGCACCAGCCAGTCGCGGCGCGTGCTCACGGCTGCACCCCGAGACGCTTCATGGTGTCGAGCACGGTGCCGTTTTTGGGATCCTTGCGATAGGCCTCACGCAACAGGTTCTCGGCCTCCTGACGCTGGCCTTGGGCCAGGAGCACTTCGGCCAGGTGCGCGGCGATATCCGGCTCAGGACGTTTGGCATAAGAACGCTTGAGATACTCGGCGGCCGCCGGCAGATCCCCCATGCGGAATTTGACCCAGCCCATGCTGTCCAGGATGAAGGGATCATCCGGCGAGAGCTCCAGGGCCTGCGTGATCAAGTCCAGCGCTTCAGGCAGCCGCTGCTTGCGGTCAGCCAGCGTATAGCCCAGCGCGTTATAGGCGTGCGCATGCTCGGGGTCGAGCGCGATCACCTGGCGCAGCAGTTTCTCGAGCTGGTCGATATGGCCGCGGCGCTCCTGCAGCATGGCCAGCTCGTATTTGATCTCAACGGTATCGGGCAGCGCCTGATCAGCCTTGGAAAGCACCGCGATGGCCTGATCGACGCGGTCGGCGTCGCGCAGAATCTGCGCTTTGGTGAGCGCACCCAGCGTGCGCTCTTCGTCGTCCTGGGCGCCAGCGGTGTCGACCAGCGCCAACGCCTCGTCGATGCGGCCCTGGCAGGCGCGCAACGTCGCCTGCCGCATATGGGCGCCATAACGCATGGAGGGATCGTCGATGCGGCCAAGCTCGGCGATGGCATCGTCGTATCGGCCCTGATCCTCGGCGATGCGCGAAAGCAGGACATGGGCATCGGCGGCGGCCGCGCCGGCATCGGAGGCCCCGGGCACGGTGGCCTGCTTGCGCTGATCCTGGACATCCAGATATTGGTTCAGCAGAGCACGGGCCTGATCGAGATGATTGGCCTTGTAGGCCAACTGGGCCTGCATGAACAGAAGGTCGAAGTCCTCGGGCGAGCGGCGCGCCATGGCCGACAGCTCTGCCTGGGCACCATCATAATCGACACGCTCGGCCATCAGACCGGCCAGCATCAACTGCAGTTTGCGCGCATTGGGGTTGCGCGCGATGAACGCGCGCGCGGCCTCTTCGGCGCGCGCTGGATCGACGCGGGCGCCGTATTCGAGCACGCGCTGCGCGGCCGCTTCCGAGCGCGGGTCGGCCGCCAGGGCGGCGCGCGCCTCGCTGTCGGCACGCGGGAAATCCCCCGCGGCCTGCGCCACATCGGCCAGAGCCAGATGCGCAGCAGGTAACTTGCGTACGTTGTCCGAGAGCGCCTCATCGAGGATGCGCAGCGCAAGACGGCGATCATTCAGCCGGCTGAGCACGCCCATGGCCTGGGTGATACCCGCGACCTTGTCGGGCGTCGCATCTATACGCTGGCGCAACGCCTGGGCCAGGCCCTTGGTCTGTCCATTGGCCGCGGCCAGGGCCAGCTCGGTGGAGCTGGCTTCGATATCGCCCGGCGACAGGCGGGCCCACACGCGCGAGGCATCCAGCGCGCCGGGCAGGTTGCCACCGGCCAATTGAAATTCGAACGCGCGCCGCGCCAGGCGCGGGTCGCTGGTCTCGCGAGACAGATTGAGCAAAGTGGTGGCCGCAGGGCCATACAGCCCGCGCTGGGCCGCGATTTCGGCGGCCAGGATGCGATAGAAGATGTCGCCGGTCAGGCTGACATCGGGTAAACGGCCAGGATGCAGGCGGATAACCTGGGTTTCCGGTTGCCGCGGCGCCTCGATCAGCCGGGGCCGGTAGCGTCCCGCGCGGGGCGCGTCTCGGCGGCATGGGCAGTGACCGCCTGCACACTCGTCAGCGCCAATGCCAACGAGGCCAATCCGAAATTAATTTGTTTGAGCGACAACTTCACGCGGCCCGTCCGGTTGATGGCACAATCTTTGTACACGTAATTGTCCATCTTACACTGGCTCATGCCGGAACTGCCTGAAGTCGAAACCACGCGCCGAGGAATCGACGCCATCATCAAAGGCCAGGCCTTGCGCCGCCTGGTGGTCCGGGAGCCGCGCATGCGCTGGCCCATTCCCGCCGACCTTCCCGCGCTGCTGGCCGACCGCCCGGTGCTGGCCACCGATCGACGTGGCAAGTATTTGCTGTTGCGTTTCGAGCATGGCGTGCAGATCATCCATTTAGGCATGTCCGGCTCGCTGCGCCGCGTGGCGATAGACGAAGCCCCCCGCAAACACGATCACGTCGACTGGGTGTTCGACCACGCGATTTTCCGGCTGCACGATCCGCGCCGCTTCGGCGCGGTCCTTTGGCATCCGGCCGAAACCGGCCCCGTCGAAACACACCCTCTGCTCATCGGGCTGGGGATAGAACCCTTTGACCTGCGCTTCAACGGCAAATGGCTGCACGATCAATTCCGTGGCAAGCGCGTGGCCATCAAACAGGCACTGTTGGCCGGGCATGCCGTGGTCGGCGTGGGCAACATCTATGCCTCGGAAAGCCTGTTTCGCGCCGGCATCGATCCCAGGCTGCCGGCAGGCAAGCTCTCCGGCCCACGCTGCGAGCGGCTGGCCCACGCCGTGCGGGCCACACTGACCGACGCGCTGGCCTCAGGCGGGAGCACGTTGCGCGACTATGTCGGCGCAAGCGGCGAGCCGGGCGCGTATTTTGCGATCCACGCCGCCGTCTACGAGCGCGCCGGCCAGCCCTGCCGGGTCTGCGGCACCCCCATCCGCCGCATCGTCCAAGGGCAGCGGGCCACCTATTTCTGCCCTCACTGCCAGAAACGCTGACCCCTATAAATTCGTCTATAACAAACGTATTGCATAAAAACTAACGCGTCGCTATAGTCTCCGCCAGACGCGCCCGCCATGCACAGCGCGCGCACCGAATCAAAACCGGAGACAACCATGAGCAAGCAATTCGCATCTCACGCCGATCTCGAGGACAAAGTGGTGTCCTTCGAGAAGCTTTCCGACAACGCCTACGCCTATACCGCCGAAGGCGATCCGAACACCGGTGTGATCATCGGCGACGAGGCGGTCATGGTGATCGACACTCAGGCCACGCCCGTCATGGCCCAGGACGTGATCCGCCGCATCCGCGAAGTCACCGACAAGCCGATCAAGTACGTCCTGCTGTCGCACTATCACGCCGTGCGCGTGTTTGGCGCCTCGGCCTATCAGGCACAGGAGATCCTGGCCAGCCGCGAC comes from Bordetella holmesii ATCC 51541 and encodes:
- a CDS encoding TPR repeat family protein; the protein is MLNLSRETSDPRLARRAFEFQLAGGNLPGALDASRVWARLSPGDIEASSTELALAAANGQTKGLAQALRQRIDATPDKVAGITQAMGVLSRLNDRRLALRILDEALSDNVRKLPAAHLALADVAQAAGDFPRADSEARAALAADPRSEAAAQRVLEYGARVDPARAEEAARAFIARNPNARKLQLMLAGLMAERVDYDGAQAELSAMARRSPEDFDLLFMQAQLAYKANHLDQARALLNQYLDVQDQRKQATVPGASDAGAAAADAHVLLSRIAEDQGRYDDAIAELGRIDDPSMRYGAHMRQATLRACQGRIDEALALVDTAGAQDDEERTLGALTKAQILRDADRVDQAIAVLSKADQALPDTVEIKYELAMLQERRGHIDQLEKLLRQVIALDPEHAHAYNALGYTLADRKQRLPEALDLITQALELSPDDPFILDSMGWVKFRMGDLPAAAEYLKRSYAKRPEPDIAAHLAEVLLAQGQRQEAENLLREAYRKDPKNGTVLDTMKRLGVQP
- the mutM gene encoding formamidopyrimidine-DNA glycosylase: MPELPEVETTRRGIDAIIKGQALRRLVVREPRMRWPIPADLPALLADRPVLATDRRGKYLLLRFEHGVQIIHLGMSGSLRRVAIDEAPRKHDHVDWVFDHAIFRLHDPRRFGAVLWHPAETGPVETHPLLIGLGIEPFDLRFNGKWLHDQFRGKRVAIKQALLAGHAVVGVGNIYASESLFRAGIDPRLPAGKLSGPRCERLAHAVRATLTDALASGGSTLRDYVGASGEPGAYFAIHAAVYERAGQPCRVCGTPIRRIVQGQRATYFCPHCQKR